In Gimesia panareensis, the genomic window TCGTGCGTGCATGTCATCAATTTCCAGGGCCTGATCCACGGTTTTCAACCCGGCGTCGTATTGTTTGAGCGTGTTCTGGGTATTGGCCTTGGCCAGATACGCGGGTACCAGCAGTTCATCAATGCTGATCGCGGTATCGTATTCTTCGAGGGCCTCCTTGTATTCCTTGCGGCGGTGCAGCTGTTCGCCTTTTTTAAGATAAAAGTTTCCCGGAGAACGCTGATAAATATTGTCCATGGCGTTCTGAGCGGCGCGCTTTTTGTCCGCATTTGTCCCGGCCAGCCTCGCTTCCATAATGGTGCGGCGGGCTTCCGGAGTGCCGATCGTGGACAGGGCACCAAAGATGGTGTTCCATGTCGAGGACTTACTGGCCTTGTCCAGACCTTCTGCCAGCACCTGGACAGCCTCTTGCGTACCGGAATTTTTCAGTCCGGAGACAGCGCCATTTACAATTGTGTGATTGCTGTCAGTCAGTGCCTGTTTTGCCAGTTCGAAGAACTGGGGAGACTCCAGTTTCTGGAGCGTCGAGAGGATCAGCAGTTTTTCGGTGGGTAAAGCACGGGGATAGTATGCGAGAAACCTGGCTTCGACCGATTCATCGCCGATGGAAGCGATTGTTTTAATCAGCGAGATTTTCAGGCCGGCATCCAGTTTGTCTTTCTCCAGATGCTGGAACAGCAGCGGAATGGCCCGGGGGTCTTTCATGCGGTCAATGAAGGTCAGCATTTCGGTAGTGGGGGCCGACTGCTGCAGCTGTTGCAGCACATAATCCATGGCCAGCGATTCACTGGCGTTGTCCCGGCGTTTGATCAGTTCCTGAAAGGCGACCTGGCGAATTTCTGCCTGGGGAGACTTCAACGCGTTGCTGAGCACTTCGAAGAGTCTGGGGTGGCCGTTCAGCACCAGCGCGCGAATCGCCGCCTGGCGCAGTTCCTGATTGTCGCTGTCCAGATACTCATAAATGGCCGCCCCCCACTCGGGACGGGGATTACGGGCGATGACTCCAATGATGATTTTCTGCGATTCAGGAGGATGCGATTTCAGGATCTTGAGCAGTGCCTGCTGACCGCCGGAGTAACGGGATTCTGCCAGGCTGGCGATCGCCATTTCAAACAGGGGCCCCGGGGGCGTCTGTGCGACTTCCACCAGCTTCTGAAATGCGCGGGGGTCTCCCAGGTAACGCAATGCATACAGGGCTGCTTCCTGAACGCGGGGGTTCTTATGGGAAGTCAGCTCCAGGACCAGCGGGAGCTCTGCATTGGTTAACTGCCGTCCCCCGCTGATCAGGGCGGCGACTTTGATGGCTGGTGAACCTTCGCGGATCTGTTCGGCAATTTTTTCACGGGGGAGCACTTCCATTGCGCTGTCGAGTGCAGCATGAATGGCGGCTTCTTCGGTGGCATGAGTCACCTGGGGCGCTGGTCCACCCAGGTAAGGCACACTGACGTCTTTAAAAGCTTCTCCCGACAGGTGCAGTTCTGTGATGACAGCAGGAAACAGAGGGAAGGGCACACCCATGACGGTATTCGTCCCCAGGGAGGCTGCGATCCGGGGTAACCATTGTTTGACATTCGGTTCGATCTGAGTCTGCTGATCTGGAAAGTAGAGAACAAAGCGTTTGATATTCTTGAGGGTCAGTTCATCCACCAGCTTGACCAGACTGCCGACATTGATCGAATTCAATTCCCCGGTGATGGTCAGTTCTGCCAGGCAATGGCTGGGGCCCAGTAACTGTGTTTTGTATTTGAGCTTTCCCAGTTCAAAACGATTCACGTTCAGCACGAGAGGCTGACCGTCTACAGTCACATGAAATTCAAAATCCGAAATCCGGGGGCCGGCCGGCAGATCTCCCAGCACGATCCATAAGCTTCCCTGTTTGCCGGGAGGAACTTCGACGGCATCCTCAAATTTCAACTTATTGAGTTGCAGGTTCTTTTTTCCCAGCGAGACACTTTGGTTGCTGAGATTTGAGGGTAGACCGGCAAAGGGATGTGGCTGGCCATCCACGAATGCTTTGACCTGTTCTCGCTCCAGCTTCACCGTTTTGGAACTGTCGTTAACGAGGGTGAGCTGCGTCAGTAAATAATGGTAACCATAGGGAGCCCGATTATACCTGATGCCTTTCAGGGAATCTTCGAGGACCAGGAACAGTTTTGATTCCTTCGTCAGGGGGGGCTGATGTGCCGGTTTTTGATTACGGCTTTTTAAGAGGGCTTCGATCTCATTCAGGTTCTGGCGGAACCGGGCATTCGTCTGATTCTGTTCTCCCGCTGAACGAACCGGTTGGATGGGACTCTTCGTTTGCGCGGTGACCAGGGAGGGCATCAGCAGGCACGCGATCAGACAGAGTGTCACACTGCGGGAAAAATCGAATCGAATTTGCATACGGTGCTTCTCCGCTTTATCAGACAATCACTTTACCGGCCCGAATTTCGATCCAGGTCTTAATTTCCGATTCGGGGGGCAGAACCCGCAGGCCGGTTTCCTGTGCTTCATCCCTCAGATTGATGGCATTGGTCACGCAGGTATAAGGCTCCAGGCAGATACAGTTCCGCTCGGGAGGGGTGAAGACCACCAGTTCGGAGAACATGCTGTCATAGTCCTGGGTGACCACCAGGCCCGACTGTTCGTCCATGATCAGACATTCGTACTGCTCGATGTCTTCCGGCAGGCCGCTGAGAATATCATCGGCTTTGAGCTGGTCGAACCAGGCTCCTTCGCGCAGGTCGCGGGCAGGCTGGATCGGTTGTTTGTCGCCTGTGGGCAGGCAGTCGGAGAGGATCCACTCTTCCGTTGCCGGCGATTCAATCAGACAGTTTTTCAGGCTCCCCTGCTCCGAGAGAGGGACTTTGAAATAAGGGTGGGTGCCCAGTCCCCAGGGGATGGAAGTTGTACCAGGATTCCCGATCCGGAAGTCAGCTCGCAGGGTCGCTCCTTTGACTTCGTACCGGACTTCGATGAAGACATCTCCCGGCCAGTAAGGCAAACGTTGTTTTCCATCGATGCTCAGCTGAAACTGGGCGATGGCGAATGATTCTTCATGGGCAATCACGCGCCAGGGCAGGTCCAGGCAGAAGCCGTGAATGGCGTTCCCGGTTTTATCGTGATAGGTATTTTCGGGCGGTAGTTCATAGGTGGTCCCTTCCCACTGGAAGCGGCCTTTGGCAATCCTGTTGGGAAAAGGAAACAGAATCGGGATCCCGCTGCTGCTGGGGCGTTGTGCGCCGGTCTCGAATTCGGGATGGGAGTCGATCACGTCGATGCATTTTCCATCTACCATCGCCTGGAACTGGTAACAGTTGAATCCCAGTTCAGGGAGGATGCGAGCTGTGGAGCCGGTTTCCGGATCAGTAATCTGCAGGGGCGTCATAGATTGAAGTCGATTCGTTTCTGGGTGTTATTCAGGGAGAGTAGTCTGTGTACGAACCAGGGAGCTCAGTTCCATTCCGGATGGGCTGTTTCCTGAGGAAGAAAACGTCGTTCTTCCATCGCCCGGCCATGCAGGATGTCCCACAGTTCGTAGGGGTCAATTTCGAAAATATCTGCTGCGGTGGCAGGGGTCGTGAGCCAGTCCATCCGATAGATTTCGGATTCGAGCTGCAGTGGTGCCCAGCCTGCGCATCCGAAGAAAATGCGAAAGTCCAGATTGGGATCACCTTCGGAGATCCGCCAGACCACCTGTTCGAAAACTTCCGGGCTGCTGCCCATGAACAGATCGGGAACGATGGCATCGTTCGCTTTTTCCAGATCGCCGGCATTGTGCAGGGCGAACATGCCGTTCGGCTCCACTGGGCCACCCATAAAAACGAGGTCTTCCAGTTTGGGCATGTCGAAGTATCTGGACAACGCGTTGGTGATCGAAAACGAGGATGGACGATTCACAATCAGACCGGTGGCGCCCTGTTTGTTATGTTCCACAATCAGTACGACCGATCGGTAAAAATTCTGATCATTGAGTTTCCGGGATGCGATTAAAAAGTGTCCCTTTAACGATTTCAGCATAAAGCGAATTCTTCTCCTGTTGTTCAGAACGGAATTCCGGAATGGTCGGGGAAATTTCCCCGAGTGCACAAAAAGTATTATATCTGGACAAAAGCTGAAAAAACAGAGTTAGATTTCTGACCCGTAAACGCCCTTCCTGTGTCAGGGAGATATCTTAAGGGTTGCGCAGATTATGACCCGGTCGGGGTGAGGGATACCCCATTCGCCGTTTTTTCATAAAAACTCTATTCCAACTTGAACAGATGTAAGGTAACCTGTTGGTAGAGTTTTACTTGTCATTAATGCGCTGACTTATTGTATTCCTGGTTCAGGTGGTTTAATCACGATGAATACGAAACGAAAACTCTCAATCCTGTCTTGCGTGGTGTGTGCATTATTTCTCTCACAGACACTGAAGACAGAAGCCGAAGAGGAAAGCTACGAACGGTTCACGGTCCGCACCTGGAGTTTCCGGGACGGCTCGGAAGCTAAGGGGAAGCTCATCGTGGTGAGCGGCTCGCAGGCGACATTGCGCCTGGACGGGCAGGGGACCGTGCGTGTTCCTCTGGAGAAGTTGAGTGTCAAAGATCTCAACTGGCTCTACGAATATCACAAGCGCCGCAAACAGCTGAGTTTCCTGCCGGAAGAATACCGCAAGCCGCAGACCGAATCGTCTGTCCCGGAAAAGAAAAGCGATCCCCCCGCCAGCAAAGAGTCTACGCCGGCACCGGTCGAAATGAAGACTCCGGTTACCCCTGAAACGAAAATGACGACAGAGACTGACAAGGGGGAAGAGTCGTATAAACCATTTACGTCGCGTGTATGGACTTTCAAAGACGGCAGCAGTTACAAAGCCAAGTATGTCTCCCTCAATCCCAAGGAGCTGCAACTGATCAAAGAACCGGCTCAACTGGTCCGGATTCCCCTGGATCAGTTGTCGGAGAAAGACATGCAGTGGCTGTTCGAATATCACCGCCGGAATAATCTGCTGGGGCTGTTGCCCAGTGAGATGCAGTCAAAAGCCAAAGCGATGGCAGCGGAACTGGGGCTTTCCACGGAAGCACGAACATTGCCACCCGCGATGGCCGGGCTCGGTAAACCTGCCGCCGCTGACGACGATCCGAATGTGATCAAAGCCAATACGGAAATCGATCCCAAACTGAAGGAAGCGCTGACCGGCTATCGCGTCTGGACTGATAAAAAGGGACAGAAGTCCGAGGCCCGTTTTCTCAGTCTCGACGGGCGGGAAATTCGTTTTTCAGCACGTCCCGGGACGAACTCGGGATTTGGCATGATCAGTATTCCGGTGGGAACCCTGATCGACGAAGACCTGGAGTTGCTGCGTGAAGCTTTGAAAATGCAGGGCCGAATGGATGAACTTCCCCTGGCTTACCGGGAACCGCTGGACCCGAACCTTTCGCCGCGGAAGCTCAAACAGTTGTTGCGGGTCAACTTTCACCGCAAATGGACTGACATTAGCGGGAATTCCGTCGCAGCTTCCTACGTAAAAATGATAGATGGAATGGTCACCTTGCTCATCACCCAGAGTGGTACGACGCAGGAATTTCCTTACGATAAGTTTTCGCCTGAAGATCAGGAATATGTTCAGGAGCGTCTGAAGAAAGAAGTCGCTGGTAACTTTTTTCCTGAAAATGCAGATACGATGCTGACTCCTGAAGAGCAGGAAAAAGAATTCCGGGTCTGGACTGACCGGAAGAATCGCCAGATCAAAGGTAAGTTTGTGAGGCTGGCTTATGGTGATTCGGTAGCCGTATTGAATACGGGAACGAAAGAGGAACTGTTTATCGCGGAATTTTTCAGTGATCCGGATCTGAGTTTGATCAAGCCGCGTAAGCAGAAACAACAGGATCAGCTGACGATGAATGAAGGAGGCAACCCGAACGCTTCCGGAGCAGGTGCGATGCAGCCAGGCAGTGCACCTGCGATGCAGCCAGGTAGTGGCCTGCAGAAAGCAATGGAAGCCGCGCGTCAATTCCAGGAAGAACAGAAACGGAAGCGGGAAGAAGAAATGGCGGCGCGGCGCAATCAGGTTTCCCCACCGGCTTCCGATTCAGATTCAGCCCCCGCTACTGCACCACAATTGGCTCTCGACCAATACGAAGGGGTATGTCCGGTCTGTGGCGAAACCGTCAGGCAGCCGACGCCCTTCTTCACCAGCTGTCCACACTGCGGTGCTAAAGAAGGAGATACAATCTATCAGTGCAGGGACTGCAACCGGAAATTTGCCCTGAGTGGTAATGCGGGGGCGACCACACGCTGTCCCCATTGTAATAATTCAGGAGGCAGCTTCACCGGCAATATCAGATTCTGGGGGGGACTCGTCAAGCTGGTGATTATCCTGATCCTGTTTGCAGGCGGCTACTACGGATACAACAACCGCTAGTCGCTCTCTGATCTGTGTGTATCGTCATGTCTCCCACTCAGATCGGGTCCGTTCTGCAACGACGGACCCGATACTGTAGACGTTACTCACAGTCGATCAGCACCGGAAATCAGGGACGCTGATTCAGTACGGGCAGCTCTTTGGAAGTCTGCATCTGCTGAGCAGATTCCGGATCGACGTAGTCGCTGTGGCAGGCTGCTTTGTCCTGTTCGCCGGTCATTTCTTTCTTGACCTTGGAAGCCAGCTTGTGAATCTGGTCCGGGCTGAGGACGCCCCGTTTTTCCAGGATCTCCTGCTGTTCCGCTGTCAGCGGCAGTGATTTCTTTGCTTTATCCCAGGCATAGTCTTCCGATTTGCCCGACATAAACTCCTGGATTTCCTTGGAGATCCGCACGCTGCACCAGTCGTGTCCGCACATCGCACAGAAGTCGGTGTCGACGTCGAGGTCTTCGTCGTGCAGGGCCCGGGCGGTGTCCGGGTCGAAGCTGAGTTCGAAATGCTTTTCCCAGTTAAGGGCAGCCCGGGCTTCGGTCAGTTCATCGTCCCGGTTACGGGTGCCGGGAATACCCAGGGCGACATCCGCTGCGTGGGCGGCGATCTTGTAGGCGATGCAGCCCTGTTTGACGTCGTCTTTCTTGGGCAGACCAAGGTGTTCCTTGGGAGTCACGTAGCAGAGCATGCTGGCACCGTGATATCCGGCGGCGGTCGCACCGATGCAGCTGGTGATGTGGTCGTAACCGGGGAAAATGTCTGTTACCAGGGGCCCCAGAACGTAGAACGGAGCACCATGACAGAGCTTTCGCTGGACCTTCATGTTGAATTCGATCTGGTCGAACGAAATGTGGCCGGGACCTTCAATCATGACCTGCACGCCTTTTTTCCAGGCACGTTCGGTCAGTTCGCCCAGCACGCAGAGTTCTGCCAGCTGTGCCCGGTCGGTTCCGTCGGCCAGGCCACCAGGTCGCAGGCCGTCGCCGATGGAGAAGCTGACGTCGTATTCCCGCATGATGTCGCAGATGTCATCCCAGAGATCGTACATCGGGTTCTGTTTTTGATTGTGGATCATCCACTTGGCCAGCAGCGATCCGCCGCGGCTGACGATGCCGATCAGACGCTGGGCTACGAATTCGAGGTGTTCCCGCAGGACGCCGGCGTGGATGGTGAAGTAGTCGACCCCCTGTTTGGCCTGGTGCTGGAGCATCTGCAGGATGCTGGCGTGATCCAGGTCTTCCAGTCGACGGGCGATGATCATGGAATAAATCGGCACGGTTCCAATGGGCACGCTGCTGTTCTGGATGATGGCCTGGCGACAGCCGTCAATATCGCCGCCGGTGGAGAGGTCCATGACCGTGTCGGCGCCCCATTGCTGAGCCCATTTCAGTTTTTCGATTTCTTCGTCTGTGCCTGAGGAAACCGGTGATGCACCCATGTTGGCGTTGACCTTGGTTTTGGAGGCACGACCGATGGCCATGGGATCGAGCTGGTAACCCAGGTGCACCTTGTTGGCGGGAATGATCATCCGGCCGGCGGCAACTTCATCGCGGATCTGTTCTGCGGTCAGATGCGGTTCGCGTTCGGCAACCCGTTCCATTTCGGGAGTGATGGTGCCGCAACGGGCGAATTCGAGCTGGGTGACCGGCAGGAAGTCGGCCGGGGGCGTCCAGGCGTCGGCAGTTTCGTAATTTTCTTCGAATCCCGGTTTGAGTTCCCAGCCGGCGGGCATGAAGTCCCAGGCGGTTTTGTCGGAGGCGTCCGGCATACCCGGTGTATCAGGTGAGGAGAAGGTCAGGGCGCCTTTGACGCCCGGGGCGATCTGTGGCGGATTGGCAAAACTTCCCGGATTGGTCTGCTGGCCCCGCGTCGAGGGATTCCCTCCAATGGGTGGCAGTGAGTACAGCAGGTCATACGAAGAGGAGGAGTTGGTCATACTAATAGCATCCTTACAAAATCTGATGCGGTCATTGAGTCTGTTTGATGGTCTGTCAGATTCTGAGCGAATCCGGATCAGAAACGAGATCTGCCAGCAGTTCTACTGCCTCGAACGGGAAATCGTCATGGTTTCTGGAGTATATAGTAGTGACCTGACGGCTTTTTTCAAACTGACTGGATGATAAGTCTGGGTGGTTTCCCATTGAAACGCGCTTTGGTTATGATCTGGTCTGTTGAAAAGCAGCTCTGTGCGACTCAATTCTCTCACTAAATCAGGCCAGGATCCGCACAGGGATCCCATAGATTCAAGGTTCGACATGCAGTACGACGTTTATGGTGTGGGTAACGCTCTCGTTGATATTCAAGCACGGGTATCCGATGCGACACTGGAAAAACTGGGTTATGCCAAAGGGATTATGACCCTGGTCGATGAAGAGGCTCAGCAGAAAGTGCTGGGCGAACTGGATGGCGCACCGCTGTCGCAGTGTGCCGGGGGGTCTGCAGCGAACACCATCCTGGGCATCGCTGATTTTGGCGGCAAAGCTGCCTACGCGGCAAAAGTGGGTAGCGACATGCTGGGCGAATTTGATCTGGCGGACATGCGAAAACTGGGGGTCACCATCGAAGTCCCTCCTGCTGCGGAAGGACAGACCGGAACCTGTGTGATTCTCATTACTGATGACGCACAGCGGACCATGCTCACCAATCTGGGGGTCTCTGCGACGCTCAGCCCCGAGGACATCCACGAAGAACATATCAAGCAGTCCAAATATGTGTATGTCGAAGGCTACCTCTTCACAGGTGAGACACAGAAAAAAGCCGCTTACCATGCGATCGAGCTGGCCAAGAAGCATAACGTGAAGGTGGCCTTTACCGTTTCTGATCCGTTCCTGATCAACCTGTTCCGGGACGAGTTTCAGGAGCTGATTGAAGGTCCCGTCGATCTGCTGTTCTGCAATCTGGAAGAAGCCCGCAGTCTGACCGGCAAACACGATGCCGTCGACTGTGCCCACGTGATTCATCATCACGTTCCCAACCTGGCACTGACATTGGGAGGCGACGGTTCGATTCTAATGCACGAAGGCAAAGTGATTCCCATTGAAGGAGTCGAGACAGACGCTATCGATACCACCGGTGCCGGCGACATGTATGCGGCCGGCATTCTGTACGGCATTACCAACGGTCTGACCTGGCACCAGTCCGGGCACCTGGCCTCACACGCAGCCGCCCGCATTGTCTCGCAGCTGGGCGCGCGACTGAAGAATCCTTTTACTCAGGATGAAATCAAGGAACTGCTCAGTTGATATGACGCAAAACCATTACCCCCTCTTCGTACGACGCGATCTGGATGGTTTTTTCGCATTGATGATCGACAACCTGGTCCAGCTGCTGCTGATTGTGGCACTGTGCGGGCTGTGTGGGATCAGTGCTGATTCGGATATTCTACTGCAATACATTCTGCCCGGCGCCGCCTTGAGTATCCTGGTGGGAAATATCTTTTATGCCTGGCAGGCGCATCAGCTGGCGAAAAAAGAGAACCGCAGCGATGTCTGTGCTCTGCCATACGGGATCAACACACCCTCACTGCTGGTCTATATTTTCTTTGTGATGGTGCCCGTGTACCAGCGGACCAACAGTGCGGAAGCAGCCTGGCAGATGGGACTGCTGGCCTGCTTCGGGAGCGGCGTGATTGAATTTCTGGGGGCCTTTGTGGCGGACCGGGTCCGCCGGCTGACGCCCCGGGCGGCACTGCTTTCGACTCTGGCGGGAATCGCGATCGGATTTATCTCGATGACGTTCGCGCTGAAAATCTACCAGCGTCCGATGATTGCAATGCTGCCGGCCGCTGTCGTGCTGTTGACGCTGTTTTCACAGGCAAAACTTCCTTTTCGCATACCGGGCGGATTGCTGGCGATCATTGTGGGCACAATCTGCGCCTGGGTACTGCCCGAAGTGATTCCCGGTATGATGGAAGGAGCTCCCATGAGTACCGAGGCCATCAAAACCGCCTGGGGTCAGTGGGGCTGGTATCCGCCGCACTTTGCCGGCGGTGCCCTCTGGGAACTGCTGAAACAGCCGAGTGAATGGGTAGGTTACATGTCGGTGATTTTTCCGATGGGCCTGTTTAATGTCATCGGCAGTATGCAGAACATCGAATCTGCAGAAGCAGCTGGTGACAGCTATCCCGCCAAGCCCTCGATGCTGGCCAATGGTGCCGGGACGATTGTGGCTTCACTGTTGGGCAGCTGTTTTCCGACAACGATTTATATTGGTCATCCCGGCTGGAAAGAGATGGGATCGCGGGCCGGTTATTCGACGCTGAACGGAATCTTTTTCATGTTGATCTGTCTGACAGGGACGACGGGCGTGATCAGCAACATCATTCCACTGGAAGCCGGGATCGCGATTGTACTCTGGATCGGAATGGTGATCACGGCTCAGGCGTTTAATGCTTCACCGTCACGTCACGCACCCGCGGTGGCCCTCGGTCTGTTTCCAGCGATCGCTGCCTGGGGGATGACGGTGATGCAGGGGACATTGATTGTCGGTGGGGGCAAGACGCTGCAGGAGATTCTATCCGCGAATCTGTTTACCGAGGTCAACGGCTTTCTGATCCACGGGCTGGTCGTGATGGAGCGAGGCTTCATTTTTACCTGTATGATCCTGGCAGCGATCTGTGCCTGCCTGATCGATGGCAAATATCGCTCGGCAGCGGTCTGGTCAGTGATCGCGGCCCTGTTCGCATTTCTGGGGCTGACGAACGCCTATGAAATTGTGGGGAACGACATCCACTTTCGGCTGGCGTTTACTGATGTGAACAGTAAGGCTCTCACCTTCCGCGCGACGGGAATCGGCGTCGGCTACCTGTTGTTCGCAGCGACCTTCCTGATATTGGGCGGACTCCGCGATGCAGAGCCACCCCCCGAAGCGGAGCTGCCGAATCCTCAACCGGAAATTGGTCACTAAACTATCTCAGCTGAGACAGCGAGCACGATTTATTTCTGCGTCGGTGCTTCATAAATCCGTACGTTACGGAACTGGCTCTCGGCCCGGGCAATCACATCTTCATCGGCAATGAAGTGCAGGTAACGGTATTTCCCGGTCAGATAGCGGCCGACGCGGATTCGGAATCGTTTCCAGCCGGTTCCCGAATACGTATTGAACTGCTGCCCGATGTGGGACCAGGCTTCGTAGCCGTAAATCTGGAACGTATGATTCTGTTTGTCGTACTTCCGGTCGGCGTCAAAGCCGAAGCCGTGGATCTGCCCTTCATGCGAGGAGCGGAAGTCGAACTCGATCACCGTGTTGGGGGTGATTTCCTGGTTCACTTCCACGCTCTTCCAGGCGTTCCCCCACAGGCGGATGCCTTTGCCGTTTTCAATCAGCTGGTAGTCAGTAGGGAGTTCGTACTGGCCGTCCTGAAAACTGTAGGGCAGGATTTCAGCCGACGCAAAATCAATCGCTGGGATATCGCCGGGCGGATCAGCGACGGAGAACTGGCTGCGGGTCGGGAAGGCACTCTGATCAGCCAGGAGTCGCTCCTGCAACTGACCCTGACTGTCGAACACAATCGCTTCGCCGGCTTTCACCAGCAGCGGTTTGTCAGGGACCTGTTCCTGAGATATATCTTCATCGGGGCGGGACTGCGACTGTGAGACCTCGACGCTTCCTTCAAAGACGTGCAGTTCCGTCTGGTTGTCCGGGTTGATCGCCAGTCCGAAGTTGGCGGATTGAGAAAGGATCGTCAGGTCGGCAGTGGTCAGGGTAAAGTCATGCTTACGCGACGTTCCCACGACTGCCAGTCGTCCCGATTTGAGATAAGCGCGGCTGTCTGAGTTGAGTCCCAGTTCGGCGGGGCCCTGCAGGGCAATCGTGGTGCCTCCCAGGAAGTCGATCAGGGCGCGTCCCGATTTCAGTTTGAGCCAGCCGGGGACCAGCGGTTTGCTCACATCCTGCGTCCATTCGGTCCGTTCCCAGACGGTATTGTGTTCTTCAATGATCATGGCGGCGGGCACACCGTCGCTGGAGTCGATCCGCGCGATGGCCTGA contains:
- a CDS encoding aldose 1-epimerase; this encodes MTPLQITDPETGSTARILPELGFNCYQFQAMVDGKCIDVIDSHPEFETGAQRPSSSGIPILFPFPNRIAKGRFQWEGTTYELPPENTYHDKTGNAIHGFCLDLPWRVIAHEESFAIAQFQLSIDGKQRLPYWPGDVFIEVRYEVKGATLRADFRIGNPGTTSIPWGLGTHPYFKVPLSEQGSLKNCLIESPATEEWILSDCLPTGDKQPIQPARDLREGAWFDQLKADDILSGLPEDIEQYECLIMDEQSGLVVTQDYDSMFSELVVFTPPERNCICLEPYTCVTNAINLRDEAQETGLRVLPPESEIKTWIEIRAGKVIV
- a CDS encoding YqgE/AlgH family protein; its protein translation is MLKSLKGHFLIASRKLNDQNFYRSVVLIVEHNKQGATGLIVNRPSSFSITNALSRYFDMPKLEDLVFMGGPVEPNGMFALHNAGDLEKANDAIVPDLFMGSSPEVFEQVVWRISEGDPNLDFRIFFGCAGWAPLQLESEIYRMDWLTTPATAADIFEIDPYELWDILHGRAMEERRFLPQETAHPEWN
- the thiC gene encoding phosphomethylpyrimidine synthase ThiC: MPDASDKTAWDFMPAGWELKPGFEENYETADAWTPPADFLPVTQLEFARCGTITPEMERVAEREPHLTAEQIRDEVAAGRMIIPANKVHLGYQLDPMAIGRASKTKVNANMGASPVSSGTDEEIEKLKWAQQWGADTVMDLSTGGDIDGCRQAIIQNSSVPIGTVPIYSMIIARRLEDLDHASILQMLQHQAKQGVDYFTIHAGVLREHLEFVAQRLIGIVSRGGSLLAKWMIHNQKQNPMYDLWDDICDIMREYDVSFSIGDGLRPGGLADGTDRAQLAELCVLGELTERAWKKGVQVMIEGPGHISFDQIEFNMKVQRKLCHGAPFYVLGPLVTDIFPGYDHITSCIGATAAGYHGASMLCYVTPKEHLGLPKKDDVKQGCIAYKIAAHAADVALGIPGTRNRDDELTEARAALNWEKHFELSFDPDTARALHDEDLDVDTDFCAMCGHDWCSVRISKEIQEFMSGKSEDYAWDKAKKSLPLTAEQQEILEKRGVLSPDQIHKLASKVKKEMTGEQDKAACHSDYVDPESAQQMQTSKELPVLNQRP
- a CDS encoding SHD1 domain-containing protein, translating into MNTKRKLSILSCVVCALFLSQTLKTEAEEESYERFTVRTWSFRDGSEAKGKLIVVSGSQATLRLDGQGTVRVPLEKLSVKDLNWLYEYHKRRKQLSFLPEEYRKPQTESSVPEKKSDPPASKESTPAPVEMKTPVTPETKMTTETDKGEESYKPFTSRVWTFKDGSSYKAKYVSLNPKELQLIKEPAQLVRIPLDQLSEKDMQWLFEYHRRNNLLGLLPSEMQSKAKAMAAELGLSTEARTLPPAMAGLGKPAAADDDPNVIKANTEIDPKLKEALTGYRVWTDKKGQKSEARFLSLDGREIRFSARPGTNSGFGMISIPVGTLIDEDLELLREALKMQGRMDELPLAYREPLDPNLSPRKLKQLLRVNFHRKWTDISGNSVAASYVKMIDGMVTLLITQSGTTQEFPYDKFSPEDQEYVQERLKKEVAGNFFPENADTMLTPEEQEKEFRVWTDRKNRQIKGKFVRLAYGDSVAVLNTGTKEELFIAEFFSDPDLSLIKPRKQKQQDQLTMNEGGNPNASGAGAMQPGSAPAMQPGSGLQKAMEAARQFQEEQKRKREEEMAARRNQVSPPASDSDSAPATAPQLALDQYEGVCPVCGETVRQPTPFFTSCPHCGAKEGDTIYQCRDCNRKFALSGNAGATTRCPHCNNSGGSFTGNIRFWGGLVKLVIILILFAGGYYGYNNR
- a CDS encoding adenosine kinase; translation: MQYDVYGVGNALVDIQARVSDATLEKLGYAKGIMTLVDEEAQQKVLGELDGAPLSQCAGGSAANTILGIADFGGKAAYAAKVGSDMLGEFDLADMRKLGVTIEVPPAAEGQTGTCVILITDDAQRTMLTNLGVSATLSPEDIHEEHIKQSKYVYVEGYLFTGETQKKAAYHAIELAKKHNVKVAFTVSDPFLINLFRDEFQELIEGPVDLLFCNLEEARSLTGKHDAVDCAHVIHHHVPNLALTLGGDGSILMHEGKVIPIEGVETDAIDTTGAGDMYAAGILYGITNGLTWHQSGHLASHAAARIVSQLGARLKNPFTQDEIKELLS
- a CDS encoding HEAT repeat domain-containing protein; this translates as MQIRFDFSRSVTLCLIACLLMPSLVTAQTKSPIQPVRSAGEQNQTNARFRQNLNEIEALLKSRNQKPAHQPPLTKESKLFLVLEDSLKGIRYNRAPYGYHYLLTQLTLVNDSSKTVKLEREQVKAFVDGQPHPFAGLPSNLSNQSVSLGKKNLQLNKLKFEDAVEVPPGKQGSLWIVLGDLPAGPRISDFEFHVTVDGQPLVLNVNRFELGKLKYKTQLLGPSHCLAELTITGELNSINVGSLVKLVDELTLKNIKRFVLYFPDQQTQIEPNVKQWLPRIAASLGTNTVMGVPFPLFPAVITELHLSGEAFKDVSVPYLGGPAPQVTHATEEAAIHAALDSAMEVLPREKIAEQIREGSPAIKVAALISGGRQLTNAELPLVLELTSHKNPRVQEAALYALRYLGDPRAFQKLVEVAQTPPGPLFEMAIASLAESRYSGGQQALLKILKSHPPESQKIIIGVIARNPRPEWGAAIYEYLDSDNQELRQAAIRALVLNGHPRLFEVLSNALKSPQAEIRQVAFQELIKRRDNASESLAMDYVLQQLQQSAPTTEMLTFIDRMKDPRAIPLLFQHLEKDKLDAGLKISLIKTIASIGDESVEARFLAYYPRALPTEKLLILSTLQKLESPQFFELAKQALTDSNHTIVNGAVSGLKNSGTQEAVQVLAEGLDKASKSSTWNTIFGALSTIGTPEARRTIMEARLAGTNADKKRAAQNAMDNIYQRSPGNFYLKKGEQLHRRKEYKEALEEYDTAISIDELLVPAYLAKANTQNTLKQYDAGLKTVDQALEIDDMHARLYVTKGLLYSNQDKPQAALVELKKAIEIAPQDPYGYTVLASHYSRLKQHDQALATYDACIEANPTYMSIYDFKADLEISLNRPDEALKTYDRAIEANSRQMKAYSSKITLLRKLKREHQALAVCDDILKIDKNSIYAYLTKAYIYRDLKQIDEAIAACDAAIQLKPNDPDIQVRKAQIYNDAELWDQAIKVYDRIIRANHKNLDAYTGRGHSNLMKQDWKAAQDDFQKAYNLDNENSQAITGLAICMVYNHQEDKAIQFVESQLKKFEQDALFQYNVACVFGRALINLKDQTKTPAIQQQIAEYQKKAIQYLAAASRLGFNDADWMQKDPDLAELQNLPDFRKLVQQIEKKAAALR